From one Coffea eugenioides isolate CCC68of chromosome 11, Ceug_1.0, whole genome shotgun sequence genomic stretch:
- the LOC113753165 gene encoding G-type lectin S-receptor-like serine/threonine-protein kinase At4g27290 — protein MKSLYRFCCFCFLLSTLMVSDSTDTITTNQPLADGKTIISSGGTFELGFYRPDVNSNRTYLGLWYKKVSKATVVWTANRDVPINDTKGLLKVTDQANLTLFNGEGTAIWSSNATGSAKNPVAQLLDSGNLVVKDAADNNPENYLWQSFEHPTDTLLPGMKLGENLVKRTEVYMQSLKSSVDPSRGNFIFRVDPDGFPQQFLMNGSTPRFRTGPWNGLRFSWGSPGLQPNPLYTYEFVNNPQEIYYRYDLINTSVYSRLIISTDGIIQRFTWNYKTQDWGVYLNAPADTCDTYGLCNNYSICSTANSPICSCLDKFVPKSLSEWQATDWSNGCHRRVPLDCQKGDGFIKYSGIKLPDTRWSWYNRSMTLKECEAICLKNCSCTAYANTDITGKGSGCVLWFGDLIDMTRVNGGQDIYIRMAASEIPSGANKAKILGITLPLVGAFLLLVLCLILCARKKKRRQRKLAEQLPSEWKMESRPEQRLNTESNKEDLDLPLFDLKTIEQATNNFSIDNKLGEGGFGPVYKGTLEEGQEIAVKRLSEYSIQGLDEFKNEVKCIAELQHRNLVKLLGCCIEGEEKMLIYEFMPNKSLDFFLFDNDRSRLLDWPKRYQIIIGIARGLLYLHQDSRLTIIHRDLKAGNILLDSAMKPKISDFGMARIFGGTETEASTKRVVGTYGYMSPEYAVDGVFSTKSDVFSFGVLVLEIVTGKKNRGFSHPDHHHNLLGHAWLLFKDGRFQELIDDHFSQSYCLSEVIRSIHVGLLCVQQYPDDRPSMPSVVLMLVGDGELPFPKEPGYFTERNFFFETDKIFSSGNVDSSGNQLSITVLEAR, from the exons TGTCTACCCTTATGGTATCTGATTCCACAGATACCATAACCACAAATCAGCCACTTGCAGATGGCAAAACAATCATCTCATCAGGTGGAACTTTTGAACTGGGATTTTACAGACCAGATGTTAATTCCAACAGAACATACTTGGGATTATGGTACAAGAAAGTTTCCAAGGCAACTGTGGTATGGACTGCTAATAGAGACGTTCCAATCAACGACACAAAAGGCCTTCTGAAGGTGACTGATCAAGCTAACCTCACACTATTCAATGGGGAAGGTACAGCCATATGGTCATCCAACGCCACAGGGTCGGCGAAGAATCCTGTAGCTCAGCTTCTTGATTCAGGAAATCTTGTTGTTAAAGATGCGGCTGATAATAATCCAGAGAATTACCTGTGGCAGAGTTTTGAGCATCCCACTGACACCCTTTTACCAGGAATGAAGTTAGGAGAAAATTTGGTGAAACGCACTGAAGTTTACATGCAGTCTTTAAAGAGCAGCGTTGATCCTTCGAGAGGTAATTTCATATTTAGAGTGGATCCTGATGGCTTCCCACAACAATTCTTGATGAATGGCTCAACTCCACGGTTTCGTACTGGACCATGGAATGGTCTGAGGTTTAGCTGGGGTTCGCCAGGCCTTCAACCAAATCCGTTGTATACTTATGAGTTCGTAAATAATCCTCAGGAAATATACTACAGATATGATCTTATTAACACCTCTGTCTACTCTAGGCTTATCATTAGTACTGATGGGATTATTCAAAGGTTCACTTGGAACTACAAGACTCAGGATTGGGGCGTTTACCTTAATGCACCGGCTGATACTTGTGATACTTACGGGCTTTGTAACAACTACAGCATCTGCAGCACTGCTAATTCTCCAATCTGCAGCTGTTTGGATAAGTTTGTGCCAAAATCCCTCAGTGAATGGCAAGCAACAGACTGGTCTAATGGCTGTCATCGCAGAGTTCCTTTAGATTGTCAAAAAGGAGATGGATTTATAAAGTATTCAGGCATTAAGTTGCCAGATACGCGATGGTCATGGTATAATCGGAGTATGACTCTCAAGGAATGCGAGGCAATTTGCTTGAAAAACTGTTCCTGCACAGCTTATGCGAATACGGACATAACAGGCAAAGGCAGCGGCTGCGTGCTTTGGTTTGGTGATTTGATCGATATGACCAGGGTCAATGGTGGTCAAGACATCTACATAAGGATGGCCGCCTCTGAGATAC CCTCTGgagcaaataaagcaaaaataCTCGGAATCACCTTGCCTTTAGTAGGAGCTTTTCTACTGCTGGTCCTTTGCCTTATCTTGTGCGCtcgaaagaaaaagagaaggcAGAGGAAACTTGCTGAACAGCTACCTAGCGAAT GGAAAATGGAAAGCAGACCAGAGCAGCGCCTTAATACAGAAAGTAACAAAGAAGACCTTGACCTGCCATTGTTTGATTTGAAAACCATTGAGCAGGCTACTAATAACTTCTCAATAGATAATAAGCTTGGAGAGGGTGGATTTGGTCCTGTTTACAAG GGTACACTTGAGGAGGGCCAAGAAATTGCAGTAAAGCGGCTTTCTGAATACTCTATACAAGGACTTGATGAGTTCAAAAATGAGGTTAAATGCATTGCAGAACTTCAGCACAGAAATCTTGTGAAGCTTCTAGGGTGCTGTATCGAAGGAGAAGAGAAAATGTTGATCTATGAATTCATGCCTAATAAGAGCTTGGACTTCTTCCTTTTCG ATAATGATCGGAGCAGATTGCTTGATTGGCCAAAACGCTACCAGATTATCATTGGGATTGCCCGCGGACTTCTTTATCTTCATCAGGACTCGCGGTTGACAATCATCCATAGAGATCTTAAGGCTGGAAATATTTTGTTAGATAGTGCaatgaaaccaaaaatatcTGACTTTGGAATGGCCAGAATTTTTGGAGGAACTGAGACTGAAGCAAGCACAAAAAGAGTTGTTGGAACATA TGGCTACATGTCTCCGGAGTATGCAGTCGATGGAGTTTTCTCGACAAAATCAGATGTTTTCAGCTTTGGTGTTTTGGTGCTGGAGATTGTAACTGGGAAGAAGAACAGAGGATTTTCTCATCCTGATCACCATCATAATCTTCTTGGGCAC GCGTGGTTACTCTTCAAAGATGGCAGATTTCAGGAGTTGATCGATGACCATTTCAGCCAATCTTATTGTCTGTCTGAAGTTATTAGATCAATTCATGTAGGACTGCTATGTGTACAGCAATATCCGGACGACAGGCCAAGCATGCCATCTGTGGTTTTGATGTTGGTTGGTGATGGAGAATTACCTTTCCCTAAGGAGCCTGGCTATTTCACTGaaagaaatttcttttttgaaacTGATAAGATTTTCTCAAGCGGGAACGTGGATAGTTCTGGCAATCAACTCAGCATCACAGTGTTAGAAGCTCGATAG
- the LOC113752281 gene encoding uncharacterized protein LOC113752281, whose product MNRISVLKKRSGDWCESEEETCQEIIDYFKQIFNLEKPDDFAEIFQGVQQTITAEMSKKLTRKVTDQKISHAVFSMQPNKSPGPDDDSLIFCKASVEEAGQLRRILDVYKQASGQLINVEKSSLFFSRNVSNRQREGVMRELQGIKQVLQSKYLGLPLVIRRSKRQVFDFIRQKTIARLKGWKQKLLSQAGKEVLLKSVIMALPTYVMSCCLLPKVLYKKICSKMAKYWWGQKENEHKVHWLSWGRMTEVKAEGGLGFQELHEFNLALLAKQLWRILTKPNLVVSKIMKAKKLLEEGIRKQVGDGKSINIWEDRWLPETEDGRVKTRNVEGIEVQGVSKLIKDGMWDKELIAQGTDWQKTGKGGKINGGQGQNPAAGKKMQHRAGISYGD is encoded by the exons ATGAATAGGATTAGTGTGCTGAAAAAAAGGAGTGGGGATTGGTGTGAAAGTGAAGAGGAAACTTGTCAAGAGATCATAGACTATTTTAAGCAGATTTTTAATTTAGAAAAACCAGATGACTTTGCAGAAATCTTTCAAGGAGTCCAACAAACTATCACTGCTGAGATGAGCAAGAAGCTAACCAGGAAAGTAACAGATCAGAAAATTAGTCATGCTGTCTTTTCAATGCAACCAAACAAATCTCCAGGGCCAGATG ATGACTCATTGATTTTTTGCAAAGCAAGTGTTGAGGAGGCAGGCCAACTGAGGAGAATACTAGATGTGTACAAACAAGCTTCTGGTCAGCTGATCAATGTAGAGAAATCATCACTGTTCTTCAGCAGGAATGTGAGTAATAGGCAAAGAGAAGGGGTGATGAGAGAGCTGCAGGGAATAAAGCAGGTTCTGCAAAGCAAGTACCTGGGACTGCCTTTGGTCATTAGGAGATCCAAGAGACAAGTTTTTGACTTTATAAGGCAAAAAACAATAGCAAGGCTAAAGGGATGGAAGCAGAAATTACTGAGTCAAGCTGGGAAAGAAGTGCTGCTCAAGTCTGTCATAATGGCTTTGCCTACCTATGTCATGTCCTGTTGCCTTTTGCCAAAGGTTTTGTACAAGAAAATATGCTCAAAAATGGCAAAGTATTGGTGGGGGCAGAAGGAAAATGAACATAAGGTTCACTGGCTGAGCTGGGGAAGGATGACAGAAGTTAAAGCAGAAGGAGGGCTAGGCTTTCAAGAGTTGCATGAGTTTAACTTGGCTTTGTTGGCAAAGCAACTTTGGAGAATTTTGACTAAGCCTAACTTAGTAGTGAGTAAAATAATGaag GCAAAAAAGCTACTGGAGGAGGGAATAAGGAAGCAAGTAGGAGATGGGAAGTCTATAAACATATGGGAGGATAGATGGCTCCCAGAAACTGAAGATGGAAGAGTCAAGACTAGAAATGTGGAGGGTATAGAGGTACAGGGAGTGAGTAAGCTCATCAAAGATGGAATGTGGGACAAAGAACTGATTGCTCAG GGTACAGATTGGCAAAAAACAGGAAAAGGAGGGAAGATCAATGGTGGCCAGGGGCAGAATCCAGCTgcaggaaaaaaaatgcaacacaGAGCTGGAATTTCTTATGGGGATTGA